The genomic window GAAGTTAGTAAAGAATATGTGGCTCGTGTTGTAGGGGAGTTTCCGATCGGAAAGATAATTGTAGATAAACCACTTAGAACAGTAGATCCTAAAGTTGGTCTCAACGTAACCTGTTCTatagatgaagaaggtgcTAAGGAGGCCCGTACTAGCTTTGAAAGGATTAGCTACGATGGTAAGACGAGTATTGTTAGATGCAAACCCTTAACCGGAAGAACGCACCAAATTAGAGTCCATCTTCAATCTTTAGGCCATCCGATTGCAAATGACCCAATATACTCAAATCCTAATATCTGGGGACCAGAACTGGGAAAAAGCTACACTGGAGACTATTCAGAGATCATTGACAAATTAGACAAAGTCGGAAAAACAGAATCTGCAGAGAGCTGGCTACACCCGGACTCCCAAGGTGAAGTGTTGCTCAACAAACAGTGTGATATATGTGATACAGAATTGTACACGGATCCAGGTCCTAATGATTTGGATTTATGGTTACATGCCTATAGATACGAATCTAcagaaattgatgaaaatggaaataaaTTATGGAGTTACAGAACTGATTTTCCTGACTGGGCCATAGAACCACATCGCATGTACATGGAGAAAGCTTTGGAAGAGGCAAAGAAATGTGGGGAAACGAAAACAGCTTTCAATGTTGGTGCCCTTTTAGTAAATGGAACAGAGATCCTCTCCTCTGGATATTCAAGGGAGCTACCAGGTAACACACATGCCGAGCAATGTGCATTGGATAAATATTCCGCTCAACATGACAATGCTCCTCTTCCGCAAGGGACAGTTATCTACACCACAATGGAACCGTGCTCCTTAAGATTGAGCGGAAACTTACCTTGTGTGGATAGAATTATCGATACCAACAGCGCCATTAAAACTGTTTTTGTTGGGGTAATGGAGCCAGATATCTTTGTCAAGAATAACACCAGCTATCAAAAGTTGGCCCAACATGGAATTGACTATATTCTCATTCCTGGATATGAGAaagaaattcttgaagtcGCATGTAAGGGCCATGACCAGTGAATATACTTTTCATGCCTTTCGTTGTACGTACTATATATAGTTTATAAATTATCAAGAATAAATGTATTCTCTGTTAGATATTTAAAATATAACAGAGTTCACTCTTACAAACCACATCATCTGAGCTGCACTTCGGCTAGAGCTTTAGGTATGAGTGTGTATCTCCACAATCCACAATACTAAATGATCTACATTACTTGGGTCCcattacccggatataaagaaaacaagTGAAAAGATTGTCGAGCCTTTCGGTTCGCCGTTAAGAATATCGAAAGCATTCTCTCAATACTGTCATTACAAGAGATGGGACtagaatttgaagataatTTTAAAAGGTGCTTCACACCGATCTGTGGTTCAAACACATTCAGTAATTTGGGTACAAATAATGGAGGAAACATCTGAAAAATGGGATGattcaaagaaacattTATCGAGCTATACTTATTCACAAATACTAAAGTTGGAACACTCAGTAACGGATTTGTTGAAACAAATACGTATCATAACCGAACTATCTCCTAATATCAAGCAGTATGAACAGGCTTTAGATAAGCTATCTTCCATGCCTATGGACATGGTGCCATCCTTTGACAGATACAACCTGAAGTTGGCTGCAGAATTGAAGTCGTTACATGAGCTAGGGAAGCTATCTCTCATCGACAATATTATGAAATACAGCGAGAAATTCAAGAGTGGGGTTGCTACTCCAGTACTTCCAGAGCTCCAAGGAGCCAACTTGAACGATTTATCCTCAAAATTCAGCACCTCCATGGATATTAAGCCTAGCGACGGGGCGAAAatcgatgatgatgaggacCTAGACGAAGATGGCGAGGATGGGTATGAAGTAATTGATGATTCAGCTActggagaaaagaaaaaagatgCTTGGCCACCAAAGCTACCGAAGATTAAAAACCCTGCCATCAGGGCTCGTGTTTTTATCCATAAGTCAATGATCAATGACAAACTTTATCTTTCCGAGCGTGATATGATCAAGTCTCATAATGAAAGATTAGAGTTCTTAGGTGACTCCATCTTGAACACAACAATGACAACCATAATCTATAACAAATTCCCAGACTTTGATGAAGGTCAACTCTCACAGCTTAGAATGAGGTTAATTAATAACGAATTATTAAAGAAGTGGTCGTTTCTTTATAAATTTCCAGATCAGTTGAAGACTCACAATGTTAAACCTGAAGATAATAAAGATGGAAAGCAAAAACTTTACGCAGATGTATTTGAAGCATATATTGGTGGTTTAGTTGAGGATGATGGGAAAAAGAACCTACCAAAGATTAGAAAGTGGTTAGCTAAGTTGGCCGAACCTGTTATTTCCAAAGGACTACATTCTGATATCACCTTGGAAGACACCAAAGAAGTGGACGTTAATGCAAAAAAGACAttatattctttaattGGATACGCAGCCTTGAATCTACACTACTATCCTGTCAAAAAACCAAGTTCTTCAGATCCTAATGCTACTGTAGAATGTAGAATAGCTGATGGAAAGGTTTTAGGTGTTGGTGTAggaaagaatatcaagatCGCAGGTATGAGGGCGGCGGAAAAtgttttgaaaaacaaagagTTAATAGAAAAGTACGTTGCCATTAGAGCAAGTCTTCCTAAGACTCAATCCGTTATTAAACCAAACTCTGAAAACTCtaaaaagaggaagaacaatGAAGATCACTCTCATAGAGGAAAGATAACTCTATTAGATAATGGAACATTTGCTTTGAATGGATCTTCAGAGGGACAGGATTTATAGTTATTAATTACATATCTAACtatatatcatatcatatcatcaTTCATGATCTTCGTTTTGTAATTTATCTATATGTTGCTTttttgatgatggtgatcCCAGCCTACTATCATCAGCACGACTTTGGGTGCTACTGTTGATATTATCATCTGAAGGTGTGACTGGTTTTCGCTTTCTCTTACGTTCAACTCCCTCATGCtctctttgaagaagtgTCAATAATGttgcaattctttttgatatatctaaTGGGGTCCTTGTTTTTATGAACCATGAAAAGATGAACAACGGGCTTTTCAGTATTTCTTGCTTGACCTTTTCATATAGATTGCTAGTAAAGAGCCCTAATTTTCCTACTGTCACTAGTAAAAATCTATCCTCCAAAGAGTTGTATGTTCTTCTAGTGTTGTTTGGCGGATATAGAACCTTTAGTTCAACTAATGGATATTTGTACTGTTCAAGTTTCAATTTTAGgatcttttcttgaatgcGAAGCTTTTCTACTTTTTTCTCACCAGCTTCTATATTTGCAACATACTTTTCCCAACCTTGTACCTCTTTATATCTTTCCCAGAACGTTTTAGAGTACTCTTTTACTTCATTTGGAGTTTTAGTGTGAATTGCTTTGGAGATTGCTTTATAGTTTTCTCTCCCAAATTTTATGCAAGCACTGATGAAAGCAAGGAACTCACGCTTATTCCAGTTATAAAATGATTTCTCTAGGTAATTCTGTTTTAATTTTGCATGCTCTTCAGTAAATTCCTCTGCAGAATCAATCTTCGCTTGTTCTTCTGCAATTTTTTTATCTAAATCATCCTGTGTTTCTTGATCTTCACCTTTAGGACTCTCATCCAAATCTGATTCACTGCCCAAGTCACTGTCACTGTCGCTGTCGCCAGATGGCTCTTTCACATCATAAGCAGTGACTTTGTAACCAACACTTTTCTTGAACCATAGTTGCTCCATTTCCTGAAGTCTTATAAACTCAGGGTGTGCAAACTGATAATAAGTCATTCGGAAaatttttggttgtttttggtGCTTTAATGTAGGTGTGTTCGTACCAgatgttttgtttttacCATTTCCTATTACTTCACGGTAATAATCATCTACAGAATAGGTCGTTTGTTCTCGTCTACGTTCTCTTTTAGGAGGATTTATCCATTCTACTACTTGGTCGTCtgattttttcttctcaaaaaCAGTACCATTCCATTCATAAGCAGATTGGTCGGCCATTCCATTAAACTTTTGAAGATCATCTAGACCAAGAGCTTCATATTTTGCATTTAATTCCTGAGTTTTCCGCTCACcttttttcaagatttcgtcaatatcatcattcaCAGATATGTTACCAGAGGCACTTTGTAGCATATCTCTAGCTCCGAATTGAATCATATCTATCAAATCATCCTTATTGTTGGCTAGGCCTGAAGTTTTCTTTCCAGTACCTTGTTGTATAACCAATTGATCCAATCTAAGCTTTTGTGCCGCTCTTTCAataaccttttcttcaatagcaTTTTCAGTAACAAATCTATAAACATATACCTGCTTTTTTTGCCCAATTCTGTGGGCACGATCCATAGCTTGTAAGTCTGCTTGAGGATTCCAGTCTGAATCATACAAAACAACTGTATCAGCAGTAACAAGATTAATACCTAAACCACCAGCTCTAGTCGTTAACAAGAATATGAACTTATCCGAATCAGGCTTATTAAAGTCATCAATGGCGTCTACTCTTTCATCGTGAGTGGTGGACCCATCAATTCTACAGTATTCGTATCCTCTGAAGTAGCAATAGTCTTCTAGTATATCCAATAACCTTGACATCTGGGAGAATATTAAAACTCTCGaaccttgttctttcttcttcttcaaaagcttgTCCAAAACAATCATTTTCCCTGAATTATAAACCAAATGTTCATCAGTTGTATATGGAGGGCCGGGTTCGGCACCTTCAAAAAGGTATGGATGATTACAGCACTTCCTCAATTGCATGACAATATTCAAAAGTCTGGTTTTTCCTTCACGTTTTCCAACAGCACCATTGACAGCATCGATATCTTTCTCTAATAATGACTTATACCACTGAATCTGCATGTCGGTCATACCGACATATAAGttgatctctttctttggtagCAAGgatttttcaacttcagaTTTAACTCTTCTTAGTAAAAAAGGCTGCAAAACAGAATGAAGCTGTTGTACAACAAcatcttgatcttcttccttctcaTTTTGCTGGAACCATTCGTCAAACACCTCGGAGTCGCCAAACACGTCAGGCAATAAGAAGTTTAACAATGCCCAAAGCTCATGAAGGTTATTTTGTAATGGAGTACCAGTGATTAGAAGACGATTTTTAGAGTAAAACAATCTTATGACTTGGGAAAGAGCACTCTGTTCATTTTTGATTCTATGAGCCTCATCAATAAGGATGTATTCCCATGCAAACTTTTTTAACGTTAatttttccttcaaaacCATTTCATATGATGTTATGAGAACATCAAAATCACAAGTCAAAATTTTGCTGTCTATCAAAGCTCTTCTTGCATCCTTATCACCTTGTAGGATAACTGTCTTGACTCCAGGAGTCCATTTGGCGAATTCTCTTTGCCAGTTATCTAATGTTGATTTTGGTACTATCACAATGTATGGACCCTCTATTCCCTTAATATATCGAAGATAACCTAGAAAAGAAATCGACTGTAATGTTTTACCAAGACCCATCTCATCAGCCAAAATACCGGAGAGTTTATTCTCATACAGAGATATTAGCCAGTTCAAACCATATATTTGGTAGTCTCTTAACTGGCCTGCTTTGATAAAACTAGGTGATTGAGTTAAGATAGTagtatcttcttcaagttcaacttcttcatcctccATTAACTCtgcatcttcttccttttccgTTTTTCTATACTGCCTGCGGCCTTTATTGCCACTGTTAGAACGATTCTTAGAGCTGTTTGCTTGTTTATTATCATTGTCAATGCTCTTCAACAACTGTTGCATATTTTTGTCATGTTTGGCACGAATTCCTATAAAGTGACGAAATAGATCAGTAATTTGTAAAAGGTGCTTGAATCTTATGTACGTATCCTctctatttctttgtttcgCTATTTTAGGATCAACATCAAGTAGAAACTTAGATCTTCTCTCGGCCCAATACTTCTCATCATGCACGCTGTCTTTTTCGGATTCTTCCATCGACTTTGAGCTCTCGGATACCTGGCATATATAGTTTGTTGAATTGTTAGTATAAAGACTTTTATCCAAATTATGTCATCTAATACCCTTTAAACCAACCTTCTTTATTCTCATCACGTTCTAATCAGTTTTAGCGTTAAAAAAGGTACGTATCCATAAAGATGAAAAGGGTTACAGAACTGACGCTTCTTTCACTAAGTAGCACTTGTGGAACATACGGACTCTGTCATTACTCTAAACCTATACTCTGTAGTAAAGATAATTGCCAACTTCACTAAAATATATGGCCATAAGTTTGAAACATAGACGATGCTTGAGAGTTTAAGCTTTTCAACAGTTTAAAGTAACTTTAATTTAATATCAGTATAAAGAGATATGCGGTGTACAGGTTTACAAAACGTTCATGATTATATAGTAAATATTTACATATTATAAGACATAATTATCTATAGACAAGAGTTTGGGGAGGTGTTTAAAGAGAACAATAGGACAAGGAGATGAAAGCGTTGTtttatttctcttcttttgattctgaattttttttaccctttttttggcttttgGTACCGTTATTCCGGTATTGTTGCTTTGATTTGTGTGGGATCTTTGTTGATCTGGCACGCTGGCTCTTGCCCTTGACCACGTCATCATTCCTAGTAGGAGGCGATTGTTCTGTTTCAACTCCCGCTAAAGTttccagaagaagttgCTCTGCTTGAATTCTTTCAGATTCCTCTTTCCACCA from Kluyveromyces marxianus DMKU3-1042 DNA, complete genome, chromosome 6 includes these protein-coding regions:
- the RIB2 gene encoding bifunctional protein RIB2 translates to MKIISPRNLKAASNTAQNMATPIINEMDLAKKRPVNPVSLEENKKSKKNIKGIGKMRDSQGFQLKIQDVNHSRKKQMDPDYEVEIEGPLRKIKPYFFTYKTFCKERWRDRKLIDIFIDEFRDRSPEYYRKTIAAGKVYLNENVANLDSIVRNGDLIVHEIHRHEPPVTSRPVKTVFEDDDLLVIDKPSGIPVHPTGRYRFNTITKLLEKERGYSVHPCNRLDRLTSGLMFLAKNPKGADKMADQMKAREVSKEYVARVVGEFPIGKIIVDKPLRTVDPKVGLNVTCSIDEEGAKEARTSFERISYDGKTSIVRCKPLTGRTHQIRVHLQSLGHPIANDPIYSNPNIWGPELGKSYTGDYSEIIDKLDKVGKTESAESWLHPDSQGEVLLNKQCDICDTELYTDPGPNDLDLWLHAYRYESTEIDENGNKLWSYRTDFPDWAIEPHRMYMEKALEEAKKCGETKTAFNVGALLVNGTEILSSGYSRELPGNTHAEQCALDKYSAQHDNAPLPQGTVIYTTMEPCSLRLSGNLPCVDRIIDTNSAIKTVFVGVMEPDIFVKNNTSYQKLAQHGIDYILIPGYEKEILEVACKGHDQ
- the RNT1 gene encoding ribonuclease III; the encoded protein is MEETSEKWDDSKKHLSSYTYSQILKLEHSVTDLLKQIRIITELSPNIKQYEQALDKLSSMPMDMVPSFDRYNLKLAAELKSLHELGKLSLIDNIMKYSEKFKSGVATPVLPELQGANLNDLSSKFSTSMDIKPSDGAKIDDDEDLDEDGEDGYEVIDDSATGEKKKDAWPPKLPKIKNPAIRARVFIHKSMINDKLYLSERDMIKSHNERLEFLGDSILNTTMTTIIYNKFPDFDEGQLSQLRMRLINNELLKKWSFLYKFPDQLKTHNVKPEDNKDGKQKLYADVFEAYIGGLVEDDGKKNLPKIRKWLAKLAEPVISKGLHSDITLEDTKEVDVNAKKTLYSLIGYAALNLHYYPVKKPSSSDPNATVECRIADGKVLGVGVGKNIKIAGMRAAENVLKNKELIEKYVAIRASLPKTQSVIKPNSENSKKRKNNEDHSHRGKITLLDNGTFALNGSSEGQDL
- the ISW2 gene encoding DNA translocase, which produces MEESEKDSVHDEKYWAERRSKFLLDVDPKIAKQRNREDTYIRFKHLLQITDLFRHFIGIRAKHDKNMQQLLKSIDNDNKQANSSKNRSNSGNKGRRQYRKTEKEEDAELMEDEEVELEEDTTILTQSPSFIKAGQLRDYQIYGLNWLISLYENKLSGILADEMGLGKTLQSISFLGYLRYIKGIEGPYIVIVPKSTLDNWQREFAKWTPGVKTVILQGDKDARRALIDSKILTCDFDVLITSYEMVLKEKLTLKKFAWEYILIDEAHRIKNEQSALSQVIRLFYSKNRLLITGTPLQNNLHELWALLNFLLPDVFGDSEVFDEWFQQNEKEEDQDVVVQQLHSVLQPFLLRRVKSEVEKSLLPKKEINLYVGMTDMQIQWYKSLLEKDIDAVNGAVGKREGKTRLLNIVMQLRKCCNHPYLFEGAEPGPPYTTDEHLVYNSGKMIVLDKLLKKKKEQGSRVLIFSQMSRLLDILEDYCYFRGYEYCRIDGSTTHDERVDAIDDFNKPDSDKFIFLLTTRAGGLGINLVTADTVVLYDSDWNPQADLQAMDRAHRIGQKKQVYVYRFVTENAIEEKVIERAAQKLRLDQLVIQQGTGKKTSGLANNKDDLIDMIQFGARDMLQSASGNISVNDDIDEILKKGERKTQELNAKYEALGLDDLQKFNGMADQSAYEWNGTVFEKKKSDDQVVEWINPPKRERRREQTTYSVDDYYREVIGNGKNKTSGTNTPTLKHQKQPKIFRMTYYQFAHPEFIRLQEMEQLWFKKSVGYKVTAYDVKEPSGDSDSDSDLGSESDLDESPKGEDQETQDDLDKKIAEEQAKIDSAEEFTEEHAKLKQNYLEKSFYNWNKREFLAFISACIKFGRENYKAISKAIHTKTPNEVKEYSKTFWERYKEVQGWEKYVANIEAGEKKVEKLRIQEKILKLKLEQYKYPLVELKVLYPPNNTRRTYNSLEDRFLLVTVGKLGLFTSNLYEKVKQEILKSPLFIFSWFIKTRTPLDISKRIATLLTLLQREHEGVERKRKRKPVTPSDDNINSSTQSRADDSRLGSPSSKKQHIDKLQNEDHE